A single Callithrix jacchus isolate 240 chromosome 4, calJac240_pri, whole genome shotgun sequence DNA region contains:
- the LOC103792197 gene encoding olfactory receptor 2B2, which produces MNWINESVPQEFILLGFSDRPWLELPLSVTFLFSYILTIFGNLTIILVSHLDFKLHTPMYFFLSNLSLLDLCYTTSTVPQMLVNICSTRKVISYGGCVAQLFIFLALGSTECLLLAVMSLDRFVAICRPLQYSVIMHQRLCLQLAAASWVSGFSNSLLQSTWTLQMPLCGHREVDHFFCEVPALLKLSCVDTTANEAELFFISVLFLLIPVTLVLISYAFIVQAVLRIQSAEGRQKAFGTCGSHLIVVSLFYGTATSMYLQPPSPSSKDRGKMVSVFYGIIAPMLNPLIYTLRNREVKEALKRLVARVLIKR; this is translated from the coding sequence ATGAATTGGATAAATGAGAGTGTCCCTCAGGAGTTCATTCTGTTAGGTTTCTCGGATCGACCATGGCTAGAGCTTCCCCTGTCTGTGACGTTCCTGTTTTCCTATATCTTGACAATCTTTGGCAATCTGACAATAATTCTTGTGTCACATCTGGATTTCAAACTCCACACCCCCATGTACTTTTTTCTTAGCAATCTCTCACTCCTGGACCTTTGCTACACCACAAGTACAGTCCCACAAATGCTGGTAAACATATGCAGCACCAGGAAAGTAATCAGTTATGGGGGCTGTGTGGCCCAGCTTTTCATTTTCCTGGCGTTGGGTTCCACTGAGTGTCTTCTCCTGGCCGTCATGTCCCTCGATAGGTTCGTAGCTATTTGTCGGCCTCTCCAGTACTCAGTTATCATGCACCAGAGGCTCTGCCTCCAGTTGGCAGCTGCATCCTGGGTTAGTGGCTTCAGTAATTCACTATTGCAGTCCACCTGGACACTTCAGATGCCACTGTGTGGTCACAGAGAAGTGGATCACTTCTTCTGTGAAGTCCCTGCACTGCTCAAGTTGTCCTGTGTCGACACGACAGCAAATGAGGCTGAACTTTTCTTCATCAGTGTGCTGTTCCTTCTCATACCTGTGACACTCGTCCTCATATCGTATGCTTTTATAGTCCAAGCAGTGTTGAGAATCCAGTCTGCTGAAGGCAGACAAAAAGCATTTGGGACATGTGGCTCTCATCTAATTGTGGTGTCACTTTTTTATGGTACAGCCACCTCCATGTACCTGCAGCCACCTTCACCCAGCTCCAAGGACCGGGGAAAGATGGTTTCTGTCTTCTATGGAATCATCGCGCCCATGCTGAACCCCCTTATATATACACTTAGGAACAGAGAGGTAAAGGAAGCCTTGAAAAGGTTGGTCGCGAGAGTCTTAATCAAGAGATGA